The proteins below come from a single Ruficoccus amylovorans genomic window:
- the hisN gene encoding histidinol-phosphatase has translation MDASLRDELKAFTTELAFASGELIMRYWRGEDMHVERKADSTPVTDADRGAEQLMRKMIAERYPAHGIIAEEFGNERENAEFVWVLDPIDGTKSFISHVPLFGTLIALLHKGEPVLGCIHQPVLGELLIGDNETCILNGSPTRVRPCPDLSKAVISTTDPALFAQGKHHVPGLDRLAEEAWLTRSWGDCYGYLLVATGRVDLMLDPVLETWDLMALIPIIRGAGGVITDWYGNEPTQGRFAEGATGNPGSRSAVVAGPEVHRAALGVLLG, from the coding sequence TGAACTAGCCTTCGCCAGCGGCGAACTCATCATGCGCTACTGGCGCGGGGAGGACATGCACGTCGAGCGCAAGGCCGATTCCACTCCCGTGACCGATGCCGACCGGGGCGCGGAGCAGCTCATGCGCAAAATGATCGCCGAGCGCTACCCTGCCCACGGCATCATCGCCGAGGAGTTCGGCAACGAGCGCGAGAACGCGGAATTTGTCTGGGTCCTCGACCCCATCGATGGCACCAAATCCTTTATCAGCCATGTCCCGCTCTTTGGCACGCTGATCGCGCTCCTGCACAAGGGCGAACCGGTCCTGGGCTGCATCCACCAGCCCGTCCTGGGCGAACTGCTCATCGGCGACAACGAGACCTGCATCCTCAACGGCTCCCCCACCCGCGTGCGCCCCTGCCCCGACCTCTCCAAGGCGGTCATTTCGACCACCGACCCGGCGCTCTTCGCGCAAGGCAAGCACCACGTGCCCGGCCTCGACCGGCTGGCGGAAGAAGCCTGGCTGACCCGCTCCTGGGGTGACTGCTACGGCTACCTGCTGGTGGCGACGGGACGCGTGGACCTGATGCTTGACCCGGTGCTGGAAACCTGGGACCTGATGGCGCTCATCCCGATCATCCGCGGGGCCGGAGGCGTCATCACCGACTGGTACGGCAACGAGCCCACACAGGGCCGCTTTGCCGAGGGTGCCACCGGTAATCCCGGCAGCCGTTCAGCCGTCGTGGCCGGGCCGGAAGTTCACCGGGCCGCGCTGGGCGTGCTCTTGGGATAA